Proteins found in one Terribacillus sp. DMT04 genomic segment:
- a CDS encoding ADP-ribosylglycohydrolase family protein, whose amino-acid sequence MYGGILGDLIGVPVEFKKRDTFNIVDIEGYGTYNQPPGTLSDDTSLTLCLLENIVEKGTLNDLMNKFLLYRDSGYCTPFGKMFDIGRTTNEAIEKYKSGMPVEQCGGDSEYDNGNGAVMRLAPLAFLLCKEFNFKKKIEVIKQYTEITHSHPRSIVGSIIYVELLIRLYHNNSLKQSIKGIQRLFFDNFHEDHIYRRNYISINEFLKIIF is encoded by the coding sequence ATGTATGGAGGGATTTTAGGAGATTTGATTGGTGTCCCAGTTGAATTTAAAAAAAGGGATACATTTAATATAGTTGATATCGAAGGGTATGGTACTTATAATCAGCCGCCGGGAACATTGTCGGATGATACATCTCTAACTTTATGCTTACTAGAGAACATAGTTGAAAAAGGAACTTTAAATGATTTAATGAATAAATTTTTATTATATAGAGATTCAGGCTATTGTACACCTTTCGGTAAAATGTTTGATATTGGTAGGACGACTAATGAAGCCATAGAAAAATATAAATCTGGCATGCCCGTGGAGCAATGTGGTGGGGATTCTGAATACGATAACGGGAATGGCGCGGTAATGAGATTGGCACCGCTCGCTTTTCTGCTTTGCAAAGAATTTAATTTTAAGAAGAAAATAGAAGTTATTAAACAATATACAGAAATCACCCATTCTCACCCTAGGTCAATAGTAGGATCTATTATATATGTTGAGCTATTAATTAGGTTATATCATAATAATTCATTAAAACAGTCTATAAAAGGCATACAAAGATTATTTTTTGATAATTTTCATGAGGATCATATATATAGGAGGAACTACATCAGTATAAACGAATTTTTGAAGATAATTTTCTAA
- a CDS encoding immunity protein YezG family protein — MKEFEDKFSEFQSDMISICLEYVEDRAEKVYVYASCEEGVISSRFFYLINNKYLECHKVNDAVEKGEYEYDVSPERMLAVMRIINEDIEEIKALCNEHEREMPTEMKLIYDVNNGNFKAQYKYDLVYTNHETKTAGQIADEWFEEIRSNNI; from the coding sequence ATGAAAGAATTTGAAGATAAATTTAGTGAATTCCAATCAGATATGATATCTATTTGCTTAGAATATGTTGAAGATAGAGCCGAAAAAGTGTATGTCTATGCTTCATGCGAAGAAGGAGTTATATCGAGCAGATTTTTTTATTTAATAAATAATAAATACTTGGAATGTCATAAAGTTAATGATGCAGTGGAGAAGGGGGAGTATGAATATGATGTGTCTCCTGAACGAATGCTTGCAGTAATGCGTATAATTAATGAAGATATAGAAGAAATAAAAGCGTTATGCAATGAACATGAAAGAGAAATGCCAACAGAAATGAAATTAATTTATGATGTCAACAATGGAAATTTTAAGGCTCAATATAAGTATGACTTAGTATATACTAACCATGAAACAAAAACGGCTGGTCAGATTGCTGATGAGTGGTTTGAGGAGATAAGAAGTAACAATATTTAA
- the essB gene encoding type VII secretion protein EssB: MNEKKIELDNAIYNLRRENQTVRITIPKSQTAVNDIRQLYLMHQPSDFFVPMEAQDNEDSLDFIYTIHDQRQEWSEAQQLRHHDKLRILSNIGKLEKFLSSRITFFLHPDNLVFDENLMPQLIHRGVRETVPPFDIQSETFLKQYKCMSIAMFSKKYTFDQLYHGSLDNANESDFEKGVQQADSIEALRKFLHESYEKEQKKTDKVMSFVPTKRFRLYKQLTIVMIILSVLLAVPLVYFALIKEPFQDKQLEAFEKFLAEDYNEVISTLEDEDPAKLPSQTKYALAYSYIQAESLSDEEKKSILNNVTLQSDQDYLLYWIYNGQGEFDASLEKAKFIDDPQLIIYGLIKKMEQVKNNPDISGTERDKQVEDLQNQLDKLLEEYNLDPLGEDAGTEEGPEQEAASASEEQEGASQEEQKNEEEKKAEEEKKQEEK, from the coding sequence ATGAATGAGAAAAAGATAGAATTAGATAACGCCATATATAATCTGCGGCGAGAAAACCAAACAGTTCGAATTACTATACCGAAATCACAAACAGCTGTTAACGATATTCGACAGCTGTATTTAATGCATCAGCCTTCTGATTTTTTTGTACCGATGGAGGCACAAGATAATGAGGATAGTTTAGATTTTATTTACACTATTCATGATCAACGCCAAGAATGGTCTGAGGCACAACAGCTGCGTCACCATGATAAGCTGCGTATTCTTAGCAATATTGGTAAGCTTGAAAAATTCCTTTCCAGTCGAATCACGTTCTTTCTTCATCCAGACAATCTAGTATTCGATGAGAATTTAATGCCGCAACTTATTCATCGCGGTGTGCGTGAGACTGTACCCCCATTTGACATACAGTCAGAAACTTTCCTAAAACAATACAAATGCATGAGTATTGCTATGTTTTCAAAAAAGTATACATTTGATCAGCTTTACCATGGTTCTTTAGACAATGCTAATGAGTCAGATTTCGAAAAAGGTGTTCAGCAAGCTGATTCTATAGAAGCACTCAGAAAGTTTCTTCATGAAAGCTATGAAAAAGAGCAGAAGAAAACAGATAAAGTAATGAGCTTCGTACCAACCAAACGCTTCCGCCTTTATAAACAGTTGACGATTGTCATGATTATTCTCAGTGTATTATTAGCAGTACCACTTGTTTACTTTGCACTGATCAAAGAGCCTTTTCAGGACAAGCAGCTGGAAGCATTTGAGAAGTTTTTGGCAGAAGACTATAACGAAGTGATTTCCACTTTAGAAGATGAAGATCCAGCTAAACTGCCGAGTCAAACGAAATATGCGTTAGCTTACTCTTACATTCAAGCCGAATCTCTATCAGATGAAGAGAAAAAATCAATTTTAAATAATGTAACGCTCCAAAGCGATCAAGATTATTTGCTTTATTGGATTTACAACGGACAAGGTGAATTTGATGCTTCTTTAGAAAAAGCTAAATTTATCGACGATCCACAGCTGATTATCTATGGCTTAATTAAAAAAATGGAACAAGTGAAAAACAACCCAGACATCTCGGGAACAGAACGCGATAAACAAGTAGAAGATTTACAAAATCAGCTGGATAAATTGCTGGAAGAATACAATCTTGATCCTCTTGGTGAAGACGCCGGAACAGAAGAGGGACCTGAGCAAGAGGCTGCGTCAGCATCTGAAGAGCAGGAAGGCGCATCTCAGGAAGAGCAGAAGAACGAGGAAGAGAAGAAGGCAGAAGAAGAGAAGAAACAAGAAGAGAAATAA
- a CDS encoding polymorphic toxin type 15 domain-containing protein: MFASPGNFNKLEAGTTKVVDRLGAVSKGTGNAKHLDDIPRIKEVEVNFKRNDKHDSEEFARQLKDQEKGMNELTVDEYLKNREKYIEQGRAIEGNAAQQAAREEAYVQKVNELQREGLTLSKAKKQAKAWLDTQAALHNPDQIAGGKAEVIGGMGDKRINSSIGSQWRYRIDVVDEQIKELAKSMTPEQLKNNYLNVKLTH, from the coding sequence ATGTTTGCATCTCCCGGTAATTTTAATAAACTAGAAGCAGGGACTACGAAGGTAGTAGATAGACTTGGTGCGGTTTCTAAGGGTACGGGTAATGCAAAGCATCTGGATGATATACCAAGAATAAAAGAAGTTGAAGTTAATTTTAAAAGAAATGATAAACATGACTCTGAAGAGTTTGCAAGACAATTGAAAGACCAAGAAAAAGGAATGAATGAACTTACAGTTGATGAGTATCTAAAAAATCGTGAGAAGTATATTGAACAAGGGCGTGCAATTGAAGGTAACGCTGCACAACAAGCTGCTAGGGAAGAAGCTTATGTGCAAAAGGTAAATGAACTACAAAGAGAAGGATTAACGTTATCGAAAGCTAAGAAACAAGCTAAGGCGTGGTTAGATACTCAAGCTGCACTTCACAACCCAGACCAGATAGCGGGAGGAAAGGCAGAAGTAATAGGCGGTATGGGAGATAAGAGAATAAATTCATCAATAGGTAGTCAATGGCGGTATAGGATTGATGTTGTTGATGAACAAATCAAGGAATTAGCAAAAAGTATGACACCAGAACAACTAAAAAATAATTATTTGAATGTGAAATTAACACATTAG
- a CDS encoding EsaB/YukD family protein, whose translation MANTKHVNVTMDFHRVSGENSVYDLRIPTQLTVKQLLHHVMETLRIEQSYTISTIKILTKNLVLADDDYLRDYPVTDGDVLVVL comes from the coding sequence ATGGCTAATACGAAACATGTTAACGTAACAATGGATTTTCATCGTGTCAGCGGAGAAAATTCTGTTTATGACTTACGTATTCCTACCCAATTGACGGTGAAGCAGCTGCTTCATCATGTAATGGAAACATTGCGTATTGAACAAAGCTACACTATTTCCACAATCAAGATTCTGACGAAGAATCTTGTCTTGGCGGATGATGACTATCTGAGAGACTATCCAGTAACAGACGGCGACGTACTTGTTGTCTTATAA
- the essC gene encoding type VII secretion protein EssC — MAHKILLAAYQEKLHKCHLPADSGQTITIGNSRKNQVTIAALPNELVLEWDGHNLHDDKEIITNVKHIGELSLYVIDAHTTILYDIAGQSNLTFGAASYNAISKQNWKADFVLMRRESLPVFELDIQSGAVYHNYQLVTHDQEILIEEGDILFADGVLLKISADSIELQADEAIDTSLVELIGQEKPYSGEYPDYHRSPRIIYREPEEKKTIAKPANKPSKPSEQLARTIIPPLVMIAALVIISLIQPRGIFIIVMVAVTTVTIIFSITSYVKSVKEYKANMKHREKTYKEYLQRKTKELYAASEEQRHALQYHYPDVEEISEMAAATEARIYEKTMYHHDFLNFRTGLGSVDASFEISFNEEEFTQDKDELVDEARHLLGQFDELRNVPVITSLRKGPVGYIGPRKLVLEQLQLLVMQLSLFHSYHDLQFVTVFPEEEKKDWEWMRWLPHASVRDINVRGFVYHERSRDQVLHSMYQVLKERKQQVDEKKNSNEKIYFSPHYVVLLTDEKLVLDHTIMEFFNEDPSEYGVSLVFVQDVLRALPEHVKTVIDIRDSNDGKIVLEEGELVNKAFRPDHFPKNFHKEAVSRALAPLNHLQNLKNSIPEQVTFLEMYGVEKVEELAIQNRWQRNETYKTLAVPLGLRGKEDIVRLNLHEKAHGPHGLVAGTTGSGKSEIIQSYILSLAVNFHPYEVAFLLIDYKGGGMANLFNKLPHLMGTITNLDKAQSMRALASIKAELQKRQRLFGKYEVNHINQYQKLFKQGEADEPMPHLFLISDEFAELKSEQPDFMKELVSTARIGRSLGIHLILATQKPTGVVDDQIWSNSKFKLALKVQNAGDSNEIIKTPDAAEITLPGRAYLQVGNNEIYELFQSAWSGADYVPDKNDEDHVDLTIYAINDIGQYDILTEDLSGLEQKETVAKIPSELDAVIDHIADYTEKQKMEPLARPWLPPLPEKLFGPELHPLVFQDAWKEPKQPLQPMIGLLDQPELQQQAPLTLNLSKDGHIAVFSSPGYGKSTFLQTVVMDLVKQHNPEHLHVYLLDFGTNGLLPLKNLPHVADTFLVDQTEKVGKLVRMLTGVMKQRKQKLSQYGVANIGLFERASGETVPNICLVIDNYESVKDSDFGDDFEKVITQVAREGASIGIHLIISAGRQSAMRMPLLSNIKTQIALYLIEGNEARSIVGRTDIEIEEIAGRGLIKLEDPALFQTMLPAYGEEPLQILDNIQGLAKEMNDVWEGDYPDPIPMMPEGVVDFQQFKEQRRTKRMVEEKKIPLGLDFEEVLPVGFNPAQHGNLTVVSDRKDGLDRMILSVAKNVTLLKETYQTMLIDTADQDFSDIGSSMHNYVSEDVGIAAIKNEIMNEIKQRNASNSTDSKWLIQIADLQDFIERSGLTLDEVTYMMERGSKAGIHFIICSDYTYLGISYEQIPKYLRSQAIFGLVGMRLGDQDIFKQPYIRQEQYPEAYECYVAMDHQHVKVKIPN, encoded by the coding sequence ATGGCACATAAAATACTGCTAGCTGCATATCAAGAAAAATTGCATAAATGCCATTTACCGGCAGATTCCGGCCAAACGATAACCATAGGAAACAGCCGTAAAAACCAAGTAACAATAGCTGCGCTTCCAAATGAATTGGTATTGGAATGGGATGGACACAACTTACATGATGACAAGGAAATAATCACCAATGTAAAACACATAGGAGAGCTTTCCTTATATGTAATAGATGCGCATACGACTATTTTGTACGATATTGCCGGACAGTCAAATCTTACTTTTGGAGCAGCTTCTTATAATGCAATTAGCAAACAGAACTGGAAAGCAGACTTTGTTCTGATGAGAAGAGAATCGTTACCTGTCTTTGAATTGGATATTCAAAGTGGGGCTGTCTACCACAATTATCAGCTTGTAACGCATGATCAAGAGATACTGATAGAAGAGGGCGACATCCTGTTTGCTGACGGTGTCTTATTAAAAATAAGCGCAGACAGCATTGAACTACAAGCAGACGAAGCAATAGATACGTCACTAGTTGAATTGATTGGGCAAGAAAAGCCATATAGCGGCGAATATCCAGATTATCATCGTTCTCCACGAATTATATACCGAGAGCCAGAAGAAAAAAAGACAATTGCTAAACCTGCCAATAAGCCAAGCAAGCCAAGTGAGCAGTTAGCGAGAACGATCATACCTCCGTTAGTTATGATTGCGGCCTTGGTAATTATTTCACTAATACAGCCGCGAGGTATTTTCATTATTGTTATGGTTGCTGTGACAACAGTTACGATTATTTTCTCGATTACCTCTTATGTAAAGAGTGTGAAAGAGTATAAAGCAAATATGAAACACCGTGAGAAAACATATAAAGAATATTTACAGCGTAAAACGAAGGAATTGTATGCCGCTAGTGAAGAACAGCGGCATGCACTGCAATATCACTATCCGGATGTTGAAGAAATCTCAGAGATGGCTGCTGCGACAGAAGCACGCATCTATGAAAAAACAATGTACCATCATGATTTCTTAAACTTTCGAACGGGCTTAGGAAGCGTCGATGCAAGCTTTGAAATTTCATTTAACGAGGAAGAATTTACGCAAGATAAAGATGAATTAGTAGATGAAGCTAGACATTTGCTGGGCCAATTCGATGAATTAAGAAATGTTCCTGTAATCACTTCTCTACGAAAAGGACCTGTCGGATATATTGGACCGCGAAAGTTAGTATTGGAGCAATTGCAGTTGCTTGTTATGCAGCTGTCGCTTTTTCACAGCTATCATGATTTGCAGTTTGTTACTGTTTTTCCGGAAGAAGAGAAGAAAGATTGGGAGTGGATGCGCTGGCTTCCGCATGCAAGCGTACGTGACATCAATGTGCGCGGATTCGTTTACCATGAACGCTCACGCGACCAAGTTTTGCACAGCATGTACCAAGTACTGAAGGAACGCAAGCAGCAGGTCGATGAGAAGAAGAATTCCAATGAGAAGATTTATTTCTCGCCGCATTACGTTGTATTGCTTACGGATGAAAAGCTTGTCCTTGATCATACAATTATGGAATTCTTCAATGAAGATCCAAGTGAATATGGCGTTTCACTTGTATTCGTTCAAGACGTATTACGGGCATTGCCAGAGCATGTGAAAACAGTTATTGACATTCGCGACAGCAATGACGGTAAGATTGTGCTAGAAGAAGGCGAACTCGTGAATAAAGCATTTCGTCCGGACCATTTTCCGAAGAACTTCCATAAAGAAGCTGTTTCGCGAGCGCTAGCGCCACTCAACCATTTACAAAACCTAAAAAACTCGATACCCGAGCAAGTGACTTTCTTAGAAATGTATGGTGTAGAAAAAGTAGAGGAACTAGCGATTCAGAATCGCTGGCAGCGTAATGAAACGTACAAGACACTGGCTGTTCCATTAGGGCTTCGCGGTAAAGAAGATATTGTTCGGCTTAATCTTCATGAGAAAGCACACGGACCGCATGGTTTAGTAGCTGGTACAACAGGTTCTGGTAAGTCGGAAATCATCCAGTCTTACATTCTATCGCTTGCTGTCAACTTCCACCCTTATGAAGTCGCGTTCCTACTAATTGACTATAAAGGCGGAGGCATGGCGAATCTGTTCAACAAGTTACCGCACCTGATGGGTACGATTACCAACTTGGACAAAGCACAGTCCATGCGAGCTTTAGCTTCTATTAAAGCGGAGCTGCAAAAGAGACAGCGTCTGTTTGGAAAATATGAAGTGAATCATATCAATCAATATCAGAAACTCTTCAAGCAAGGAGAAGCGGACGAGCCGATGCCGCATTTATTCCTTATCTCGGATGAGTTTGCTGAACTGAAATCCGAACAGCCGGACTTTATGAAAGAGCTTGTCTCCACTGCACGAATTGGACGTTCTTTAGGGATTCATTTGATTTTGGCGACGCAGAAACCAACCGGTGTTGTAGATGATCAAATCTGGTCGAACTCAAAATTCAAATTAGCATTAAAAGTACAAAATGCTGGCGATTCAAACGAAATTATAAAAACACCAGATGCAGCGGAAATCACCCTTCCTGGTCGAGCGTATTTACAAGTCGGTAACAACGAAATCTACGAACTTTTCCAAAGTGCTTGGAGCGGAGCAGATTATGTGCCGGATAAGAATGACGAAGACCATGTTGACTTAACCATTTATGCTATCAACGACATAGGGCAGTACGACATTTTAACAGAAGATTTGAGCGGCCTGGAACAGAAAGAAACCGTTGCAAAAATACCTTCTGAACTGGATGCTGTTATTGATCATATTGCAGATTACACAGAAAAGCAGAAAATGGAACCATTGGCGCGTCCATGGCTGCCGCCGCTCCCAGAGAAGCTATTCGGACCGGAACTCCATCCTCTTGTATTCCAAGATGCATGGAAAGAGCCGAAGCAGCCATTGCAGCCAATGATCGGACTGCTTGATCAGCCGGAATTGCAGCAGCAAGCACCGCTCACATTGAATCTTTCCAAAGACGGGCACATAGCAGTATTCTCTAGTCCAGGTTACGGGAAGTCGACCTTCTTGCAAACCGTAGTGATGGATTTAGTGAAGCAGCATAATCCAGAGCATTTGCATGTTTATTTGCTCGACTTTGGTACAAATGGTTTGCTGCCATTGAAAAACCTGCCGCACGTGGCTGATACATTCCTCGTCGATCAGACCGAGAAAGTCGGAAAGCTCGTTCGGATGCTGACTGGTGTGATGAAGCAGCGCAAACAGAAGCTGAGCCAATATGGTGTGGCGAATATAGGATTGTTTGAAAGAGCAAGCGGGGAGACCGTCCCGAACATTTGTCTGGTAATTGATAACTATGAATCGGTTAAAGACAGTGATTTTGGTGATGATTTTGAAAAAGTGATTACACAAGTAGCCCGAGAAGGCGCCAGCATCGGTATTCATCTTATTATCAGTGCAGGTCGTCAAAGTGCCATGCGTATGCCGCTATTGTCCAATATCAAGACACAAATCGCATTGTATTTAATTGAAGGTAATGAAGCGCGTTCTATTGTTGGAAGAACTGACATTGAAATTGAAGAAATTGCAGGCCGAGGACTTATTAAACTGGAAGATCCCGCTCTGTTCCAGACCATGCTTCCAGCTTACGGCGAAGAACCATTGCAAATACTCGACAACATCCAAGGGTTAGCAAAAGAGATGAACGACGTATGGGAAGGCGACTATCCAGATCCAATTCCAATGATGCCCGAAGGAGTTGTGGACTTCCAGCAATTCAAAGAACAACGCAGAACAAAACGAATGGTCGAAGAGAAAAAAATACCACTTGGCTTAGATTTCGAAGAAGTTTTGCCAGTTGGATTTAACCCCGCACAACACGGCAACTTAACGGTCGTCAGTGACCGCAAAGATGGACTGGATCGTATGATTCTGTCAGTGGCGAAAAACGTCACGCTGCTGAAAGAAACATACCAGACGATGCTGATTGATACTGCTGATCAAGACTTCTCGGACATCGGGAGCAGTATGCATAACTACGTGTCTGAAGACGTCGGCATCGCGGCGATTAAAAATGAGATTATGAATGAAATCAAACAGCGAAATGCAAGTAATAGTACCGATTCGAAATGGCTTATCCAAATTGCAGACTTGCAGGACTTTATCGAACGGTCCGGATTAACATTGGATGAAGTTACCTATATGATGGAGCGCGGTTCAAAAGCTGGTATACACTTCATTATCTGCAGCGATTATACCTATCTGGGCATCAGCTACGAACAAATTCCGAAGTACCTTAGAAGCCAAGCAATCTTTGGACTCGTTGGGATGCGCCTGGGTGATCAGGATATTTTCAAGCAGCCGTACATTCGCCAGGAGCAATATCCAGAAGCGTATGAATGCTATGTAGCAATGGATCATCAGCATGTGAAGGTGAAGATACCGAACTAG
- a CDS encoding DNA/RNA non-specific endonuclease, whose amino-acid sequence MKNSTSVLKNKLGEEAIKVAQKGDAGITKVLNMFPQASLATDNGIMFASPGNFNKLEAGTTKVVDRLGAISKGTDKLTTEVSDIKTFVDKGRQFTNGRRNRLKPNIRYQTGEYDYFYETDNVGRISKFETDNLQLTSRETRLSHSRNTLGKIKGKDHAGHLAADRFGGSPKLDNLVSQLSDVNLRQYKKIEDEWAAALKGTPPKKVTVDVEITYTEKGVRPDKFIVNYFIDGKPGSEVLIN is encoded by the coding sequence GTGAAGAACTCAACAAGCGTTCTGAAAAACAAACTCGGCGAAGAAGCAATCAAAGTCGCACAAAAGGGAGATGCGGGAATTACAAAAGTTCTCAATATGTTCCCGCAAGCAAGCTTAGCAACAGATAATGGCATAATGTTTGCATCTCCCGGTAATTTTAATAAACTAGAAGCAGGAACTACGAAGGTAGTAGATAGACTTGGGGCGATTTCTAAGGGTACGGATAAGCTTACAACTGAAGTAAGTGATATAAAGACATTTGTTGATAAGGGAAGACAATTCACGAACGGTAGAAGAAATAGATTAAAGCCGAATATTAGATACCAAACAGGCGAATACGATTACTTCTATGAAACTGATAATGTTGGTAGAATCTCTAAGTTTGAAACGGACAACTTACAATTAACTTCTAGAGAAACAAGACTTTCCCATAGCAGAAATACCTTAGGTAAAATAAAAGGAAAGGACCATGCAGGTCATTTGGCAGCCGATAGATTTGGTGGTTCACCTAAGCTGGATAATTTGGTATCGCAGTTATCTGATGTTAATTTGAGACAGTATAAGAAGATTGAGGATGAATGGGCTGCAGCTTTAAAGGGGACACCACCTAAGAAAGTAACGGTTGACGTTGAAATAACTTATACCGAGAAGGGTGTACGTCCAGATAAATTTATAGTTAATTACTTTATTGATGGTAAACCGGGATCTGAAGTTCTTATAAACTAA
- a CDS encoding ADP-ribosylglycohydrolase family protein produces MASDGYVVHTLEAAIWSLGNSNNFKDAVLTAVNLGGDTDTVASITGSLAGMIYKMDSIPN; encoded by the coding sequence ATTGCATCTGATGGATATGTAGTTCATACGCTAGAAGCAGCAATTTGGAGCTTGGGGAATTCAAATAATTTTAAAGATGCAGTATTAACAGCAGTTAATTTAGGTGGCGATACTGATACTGTCGCATCAATTACGGGTTCGTTAGCGGGCATGATTTACAAAATGGATAGTATTCCCAATTAA
- a CDS encoding chorismate synthase, with amino-acid sequence MWDWLIGTENERKRDEYHDLYNKLEDLRREHDNLIKEAESAFSSYKNSMPCVAGDSIPANDFLPAQERLDKQFSNYMDEEMDYRSRLVTASNQAYDRYLYYKRKAIEEAKED; translated from the coding sequence ATGTGGGATTGGCTTATTGGTACAGAAAATGAGAGGAAAAGAGACGAGTATCATGATCTTTACAATAAGTTAGAAGACTTGAGGAGAGAACACGACAATCTGATTAAGGAAGCGGAATCTGCCTTTTCTTCTTACAAAAACAGCATGCCTTGTGTAGCAGGTGATTCAATACCTGCCAATGATTTTCTCCCTGCACAAGAGCGCTTAGATAAGCAGTTCTCCAATTATATGGACGAGGAAATGGACTATCGAAGCAGACTTGTTACAGCAAGCAATCAGGCATATGACCGGTATTTGTATTACAAGCGTAAAGCAATCGAAGAGGCAAAGGAGGATTAA
- a CDS encoding T6SS immunity protein Tdi1 domain-containing protein has translation MEKYLKDFKLHNKVPSEIIEKYRQLVPNEIIDLWSNYGFGTFTQGYFKSVNPEEFKDILGESSQRYKDSVVLFATGMGDLVIWSDGYVRLLNYRYGVVKTIMFTFEFFFQNINDLEFKDEDLSWQPYPEALKQYSELDYDECFGYTPLLGLGGAEKVENLRKVKLKEHILIITQLMGPIQ, from the coding sequence ATGGAAAAATACTTAAAGGATTTCAAATTGCATAATAAAGTTCCGAGTGAAATCATTGAAAAATATAGGCAACTGGTACCTAATGAAATTATAGATCTATGGAGTAATTATGGATTTGGTACATTTACGCAAGGGTATTTTAAAAGTGTAAATCCAGAGGAATTTAAAGATATTCTGGGAGAGAGTAGTCAAAGATACAAGGATTCAGTTGTGTTGTTTGCTACAGGTATGGGTGACCTAGTTATTTGGTCAGATGGATATGTTAGACTACTTAATTACAGGTATGGCGTGGTAAAGACAATTATGTTTACATTTGAATTTTTCTTTCAAAATATTAATGATTTGGAGTTTAAAGATGAAGATTTGTCTTGGCAACCTTATCCCGAAGCCCTTAAACAATATAGTGAGTTGGATTATGATGAGTGCTTCGGCTATACACCGCTATTAGGATTAGGTGGAGCAGAAAAAGTAGAGAATCTAAGAAAAGTCAAACTGAAGGAACATATTCTTATAATTACTCAATTAATGGGACCTATTCAATAA
- a CDS encoding WXG100 family type VII secretion target, whose amino-acid sequence MAEDVVIDQEEWSSAKEAAAKLKESLNNTYAQSENLLAQVQGSNWKGKSRDSFLAYLELLIQYHGDLKDAADLQKTALDNLEDYKADFSNHSSVREVKNL is encoded by the coding sequence ATGGCTGAAGATGTGGTAATTGATCAAGAGGAATGGAGTAGTGCTAAAGAAGCAGCAGCGAAGCTCAAAGAATCATTGAACAACACGTATGCGCAAAGTGAGAATCTGCTAGCTCAAGTGCAAGGGTCAAATTGGAAAGGCAAATCGCGTGATAGTTTTCTGGCTTATTTGGAATTGCTTATACAATATCATGGTGATTTAAAAGATGCAGCCGATCTGCAGAAAACAGCACTGGATAACTTGGAAGACTATAAAGCTGACTTTTCTAACCACAGTTCAGTTAGGGAAGTGAAAAATCTATGA
- a CDS encoding DUF5081 family protein, with protein MSQQETDSFHVTELYLLASAFDAEALFGLPDKKAYQLQGEEPWREAHERLIKKDIFTPEGKMTKDGIVIIQSLYEYFFSQKYVRINNLMFAFREKEANEVIILAETEEASYRLYIMAKPLVLKLLGERVPLLNREPLAGEVNFLRRELSEADKEEINQLEASDGMINIELFRPRVKPQSARNPNYYQQWLVLTKAEKLVMIDTYQKDYYQASQHWFLKLLFDALDFPYRQKEVR; from the coding sequence ATGAGCCAGCAGGAAACAGATAGCTTTCATGTTACCGAATTGTATTTGCTTGCTTCAGCTTTTGATGCAGAAGCTTTATTCGGACTACCTGACAAAAAAGCTTATCAGCTTCAAGGGGAAGAACCTTGGCGAGAAGCACATGAACGCCTTATAAAGAAAGACATTTTCACTCCTGAGGGTAAAATGACGAAAGATGGCATCGTTATTATTCAATCGCTGTATGAATACTTCTTTAGCCAAAAATACGTTCGAATTAATAATTTGATGTTCGCGTTCCGTGAGAAAGAGGCGAATGAAGTGATCATCCTGGCGGAGACGGAAGAAGCATCGTACAGGCTTTATATTATGGCAAAACCGCTTGTGCTTAAACTGCTAGGAGAGAGAGTTCCGCTTTTAAACCGTGAGCCGCTGGCAGGAGAGGTAAACTTTTTAAGGCGTGAATTGTCAGAAGCAGATAAAGAAGAAATCAACCAGCTGGAAGCAAGTGACGGAATGATCAATATCGAGCTGTTTCGTCCACGCGTGAAGCCGCAGTCTGCTCGCAATCCGAATTACTATCAGCAATGGCTTGTCCTTACGAAAGCTGAAAAGCTGGTTATGATTGATACGTATCAAAAGGACTATTACCAAGCCAGTCAACATTGGTTTTTAAAGCTGTTGTTTGATGCTTTGGACTTTCCATATCGTCAGAAGGAGGTAAGGTAA